A portion of the Phormidium ambiguum IAM M-71 genome contains these proteins:
- the miaB gene encoding tRNA (N6-isopentenyl adenosine(37)-C2)-methylthiotransferase MiaB — protein sequence MTTTPRRYHITTFGCQMNKADSERMAGILEDMGFQWSEDPNDANLILYNTCTIRDNAEHKVYSYLGRQAKRKQEQPDLTLIVAGCVAQQEGEALLRRVPELDLVMGPQHANRLEDLLEQVFNGNQVVATEAVHIMEDITKPRRDSAVTAWVNVIYGCNERCTYCVVPNVRGVEQSRTPEAILREIEELASQGYKEITLLGQNIDAYGRDLPGVTPEGRHKHTLTDLLYFIHDVPGIERIRFATSHPRYFTERLIKACAELPKVCEHFHIPFQSGDNEILKAMARGYTQEKYRRIIDTIRNYMPDAAISADAIVGFPGETEAQFENTLKLVEEIGFDLLNTAAYSPRPGTPAAVWENQLSEEVKADRLQRLNHLVSIKAAERSQRYQNRVEEVLVEDQNPKDLTQVMGRTRGNRLTFFPGNISELKGQVIKVKITEVRAFSLTGERIFQSSPVECLTVG from the coding sequence ATGACCACTACTCCCCGTCGCTATCACATTACCACCTTCGGCTGTCAGATGAATAAAGCCGACTCCGAACGCATGGCTGGTATCCTCGAAGATATGGGTTTTCAGTGGTCGGAAGATCCTAATGATGCTAATCTGATTCTCTACAATACCTGTACCATTCGGGATAATGCCGAACACAAGGTTTATTCTTATTTGGGAAGACAGGCGAAACGCAAACAAGAACAACCGGATTTAACTTTAATTGTTGCAGGTTGTGTAGCGCAACAAGAAGGTGAAGCTTTACTGCGGCGCGTGCCTGAATTAGACTTAGTAATGGGACCGCAACACGCTAACCGTTTAGAAGATTTGTTGGAACAGGTTTTTAATGGCAATCAAGTAGTTGCAACGGAAGCTGTTCATATTATGGAAGATATCACCAAGCCTCGGCGCGATAGTGCTGTTACTGCTTGGGTGAATGTGATTTATGGTTGCAATGAACGTTGTACTTATTGTGTTGTTCCCAATGTGCGTGGTGTGGAACAATCTCGCACACCGGAAGCGATTCTTCGGGAAATTGAAGAGTTAGCAAGCCAGGGTTATAAAGAGATAACTTTACTCGGTCAAAATATCGATGCTTACGGTAGAGATTTACCGGGAGTAACACCAGAGGGAAGACACAAACACACCCTTACAGATTTGCTGTATTTTATTCATGATGTCCCTGGTATTGAACGGATTCGTTTTGCCACTTCTCACCCGCGTTATTTCACCGAAAGATTGATTAAAGCTTGTGCAGAATTGCCGAAAGTTTGCGAACATTTCCACATTCCTTTTCAATCGGGAGATAACGAAATTCTCAAAGCAATGGCTAGGGGTTATACTCAGGAAAAATACCGCCGAATTATTGATACTATTCGGAATTATATGCCGGATGCGGCGATTAGTGCGGATGCGATCGTTGGTTTTCCGGGAGAAACGGAAGCACAGTTTGAAAATACTTTAAAGTTGGTTGAAGAAATTGGGTTTGATTTGTTAAATACTGCGGCTTATTCTCCTCGTCCGGGTACGCCTGCTGCGGTGTGGGAAAATCAACTTTCGGAAGAGGTGAAAGCGGATAGATTGCAACGTTTAAATCACTTGGTTTCTATTAAAGCAGCTGAGCGATCGCAACGCTACCAAAACCGCGTCGAAGAAGTATTAGTCGAAGACCAAAATCCCAAAGATTTAACTCAAGTAATGGGAAGAACTCGCGGAAATCGTTTAACCTTTTTCCCTGGTAATATCAGCGAATTAAAAGGTCAAGTCATAAAAGTGAAAATTACTGAAGTTCGCGCTTTTAGTTTAACCGGAGAAAGAATTTTTCAGTCATCTCCTGTTGAATGCTTAACCGTTGGATAA
- a CDS encoding DUF3536 domain-containing protein: protein MTAFADLPTSLAGKTENITALINDNQVGIDPQQITGVFVTIHGHFYQPPRENPYLDAIERQPSAAPFHDWNERIHHECYRPNAFARVLNDKGELVGIINNYEYMSFNIGPTLMSWLEKYDLEVYQRILEADRKSCDRLNGHGNAIAQVYNHIIMPLANTRDKYTQIRWGKEDFRSRFHRDPEGMWLAETAVDYATLEAVISEGIRFLILAPSQAQRCRPFPTEEQPESEWLEVGGGQIDPTRPYRCFLPGTDKFIDIFFYDGPISRDMGFNDVLNSSHNLAGRIGMAVQGDHRPAQLISAATDGETFGHHKHGTEKCLAYAFTSEFASRGWQVTNFAHYLSLNPPAWEVELKPVTAWSCSHGVDRWQEDCGCGGGGGWHQKWRRPLRDALDWLRDRLIEVYEDVGRKFFLDPWQARDEYIKVVRDRSPANVEQFLIRHQSHKLQSTERIDALRLLEMQRHALLMYTSCGWFFEEISRPEGVQVLRYASRALELAGEVAGVQLEKEFVDRLATASSNVDTFRNGDEVYRQLVVSAQVNFQQVAAHYAISSLFTTYQPEHRVYCYTANQVDYQLQRMGPLTLAVGQLKLVSEITWESADLTFAVLHLGGWDFHCCIKRFTSRRAYTQMKEQLFEVLQQASAAQVILTMVKLFGDQSFSLQNLFAEERHRIMRLLTQETLVRLDQLYTQVYRDNFGVLRAFHRDELQVPQELQVAAEVALSNRAILTMRSLEQAVSDLAFDDPQVGLAEIGELEAIAIEAKSMHCHLKIREGKQMMERLILRLLWHLLHDANPTTMETEIHRLERMVDVSYRLNLGLSLDRAQEIFANALSKQISPKIVPVSAVLEGGKGDRSPAWELTQMRSLIRLAEKLKVDIDFWVSQLI from the coding sequence ATGACTGCTTTCGCAGATTTACCAACTTCCCTCGCGGGAAAAACTGAGAACATCACGGCATTAATAAATGATAATCAAGTGGGGATCGATCCCCAACAAATTACAGGAGTTTTTGTCACGATTCACGGACATTTCTATCAACCACCAAGGGAAAATCCTTATTTGGATGCGATCGAAAGACAACCAAGTGCCGCCCCTTTTCATGATTGGAATGAACGAATTCACCACGAGTGCTATCGTCCTAATGCCTTCGCTAGGGTATTAAATGACAAGGGAGAACTAGTGGGGATCATTAATAACTATGAGTACATGAGTTTTAATATTGGCCCGACACTCATGTCCTGGTTAGAAAAATATGATTTAGAAGTTTATCAGCGAATTTTAGAAGCAGACCGGAAAAGTTGCGATCGCTTAAATGGACACGGAAATGCGATCGCCCAAGTTTACAACCACATCATCATGCCTTTGGCGAACACCAGGGACAAATACACCCAAATTCGCTGGGGTAAAGAAGACTTTCGTTCCCGCTTCCACCGCGATCCCGAAGGAATGTGGTTAGCGGAAACTGCCGTAGATTACGCAACCTTAGAAGCGGTAATTTCCGAAGGGATTCGCTTCTTAATTTTGGCCCCTTCCCAAGCCCAACGTTGCCGACCTTTCCCCACAGAAGAACAACCAGAATCGGAATGGTTAGAAGTGGGAGGCGGACAAATCGATCCCACTCGACCTTACCGTTGTTTCTTGCCCGGAACTGACAAATTTATCGATATTTTCTTCTACGACGGCCCGATCTCCAGAGATATGGGCTTTAATGATGTGCTCAATAGTTCCCATAACTTAGCGGGACGAATTGGTATGGCAGTTCAGGGGGATCATCGTCCTGCCCAACTTATTTCCGCTGCTACCGATGGCGAAACCTTCGGACATCACAAGCATGGCACAGAAAAATGCTTGGCTTATGCTTTTACTAGCGAGTTTGCCAGTCGGGGTTGGCAAGTAACCAACTTCGCCCATTATTTAAGCTTGAATCCCCCCGCTTGGGAAGTGGAACTAAAACCTGTGACTGCTTGGAGTTGTAGTCATGGAGTCGATCGTTGGCAAGAAGACTGCGGTTGCGGTGGTGGTGGCGGATGGCACCAAAAATGGCGGCGACCTTTGCGCGATGCGTTAGATTGGTTGCGCGATCGATTAATTGAAGTTTACGAAGATGTAGGGCGAAAATTTTTCCTCGATCCTTGGCAAGCTAGGGATGAGTATATTAAAGTTGTCCGCGATCGATCTCCTGCTAATGTCGAACAATTTTTAATCAGACATCAATCTCACAAACTTCAATCAACCGAAAGAATTGATGCTTTGCGTTTGTTGGAAATGCAGCGTCACGCTTTGTTGATGTACACCAGTTGCGGTTGGTTTTTTGAAGAAATTTCCCGTCCAGAAGGTGTGCAAGTTCTCCGTTATGCTTCCCGGGCTTTAGAATTAGCGGGTGAAGTAGCTGGTGTTCAGTTAGAAAAAGAATTTGTCGATCGTCTCGCTACCGCCTCCAGCAACGTCGATACGTTCCGCAACGGCGATGAAGTTTACCGTCAATTGGTAGTTTCTGCACAAGTGAACTTCCAACAAGTAGCTGCACATTACGCCATCTCTTCTTTGTTTACAACTTATCAACCCGAACATCGCGTTTATTGTTACACAGCCAATCAGGTAGATTACCAATTGCAACGCATGGGGCCATTAACTTTGGCAGTAGGGCAGTTGAAATTAGTGTCAGAAATTACTTGGGAAAGTGCGGATTTAACCTTTGCAGTGTTGCATTTAGGCGGTTGGGATTTCCACTGTTGTATTAAGCGGTTTACTTCCCGTCGCGCTTATACGCAAATGAAAGAACAATTATTTGAGGTTTTGCAACAAGCAAGTGCTGCCCAAGTAATTTTAACAATGGTTAAATTGTTTGGCGATCAAAGCTTTAGTTTACAGAATTTGTTTGCTGAAGAACGCCATCGAATTATGCGTTTATTAACTCAAGAAACTTTGGTTCGGTTAGATCAACTTTATACCCAAGTTTATCGAGATAATTTTGGCGTGTTGCGGGCGTTTCATCGAGATGAATTGCAAGTACCGCAGGAATTACAAGTAGCAGCAGAAGTTGCTTTGAGTAATCGGGCAATTTTGACAATGCGATCGCTAGAACAAGCAGTCAGCGATTTAGCTTTTGATGACCCACAAGTGGGATTAGCAGAAATTGGTGAGTTAGAAGCAATTGCAATCGAAGCTAAAAGTATGCACTGTCATTTGAAAATCCGCGAAGGCAAGCAAATGATGGAACGATTAATTTTGCGGTTACTTTGGCATTTGTTACATGATGCTAATCCCACCACAATGGAAACTGAAATTCATCGTTTAGAACGCATGGTTGATGTTAGCTATCGTCTGAATCTTGGTTTATCTTTAGATCGAGCACAAGAAATATTTGCTAATGCTTTATCCAAGCAAATTTCACCCAAAATTGTTCCGGTAAGTGCAGTTTTGGAGGGGGGAAAGGGCGATCGATCTCCTGCTTGGGAATTAACCCAAATGCGTTCTTTAATCCGCTTAGCTGAAAAACTCAAAGTTGACATCGACTTTTGGGTGAGTCAGTTAATTTAA
- the cax gene encoding calcium/proton exchanger, whose amino-acid sequence MLSKDKIFLALLIFIPISIAAHFLHWGEIVVFITSALAILPLAAWMGTATEEIAVVLGPSLGGLLNATFGNATELIIGLVALKAGLINVVKASLTGSIIGNLLLVMGLSMLLGGLRYKEQEFQPIVARVNASSMNLAVIAMLLPTMVNYTSPGISETTMQTFSSAVAIVLIIVYALTLLFSMRTHTYLYDAGVADVEVEELEALAESNLVGEESGAKVNLPLWIGILLACTLMVAVESELLVDSLEVATASLGLTALFTGVIIVPIVGNAAEHATAVTVAMKNKMDLSVSVAVGSSLQIALFVAPVLVLAGFVFGQPMDLDFNPFELVAVAVAVLIANSISSDGRSNWLEGTLLLAAYAVLGLAFYFHPVIEGIG is encoded by the coding sequence ATGTTGAGTAAAGATAAAATTTTTCTCGCCCTTTTAATTTTCATTCCTATTTCTATTGCCGCACACTTCCTTCACTGGGGAGAAATAGTTGTATTCATCACCTCAGCCTTAGCAATTCTGCCTTTAGCAGCTTGGATGGGAACTGCTACGGAAGAGATTGCCGTAGTTCTTGGCCCCTCCTTGGGGGGGTTGTTAAATGCCACCTTTGGTAATGCTACTGAATTAATTATCGGTTTGGTGGCATTGAAGGCAGGATTAATCAATGTCGTCAAAGCCAGTTTAACAGGTTCGATTATTGGTAACTTGCTCTTAGTCATGGGACTTTCCATGCTTTTAGGCGGTTTACGCTACAAAGAGCAAGAATTTCAGCCCATAGTAGCGCGTGTTAATGCTTCTTCCATGAATTTAGCCGTAATTGCCATGTTATTACCCACAATGGTAAATTACACTTCCCCTGGAATTTCCGAAACGACAATGCAAACTTTTTCTAGTGCGGTGGCGATCGTACTCATCATAGTTTACGCATTGACTTTGCTGTTCTCCATGCGTACCCATACTTATCTCTACGATGCAGGTGTAGCAGATGTAGAGGTAGAAGAGTTAGAAGCCTTAGCCGAATCAAATTTAGTCGGCGAAGAATCTGGCGCTAAAGTTAATTTACCTTTATGGATTGGCATACTATTAGCTTGCACCTTGATGGTAGCAGTAGAATCAGAACTCTTAGTTGATTCTTTGGAAGTCGCAACCGCAAGTTTAGGGCTAACAGCTTTGTTTACTGGTGTAATCATTGTTCCCATTGTTGGTAACGCTGCGGAACACGCAACTGCTGTTACTGTGGCAATGAAAAATAAAATGGATCTTTCTGTTTCTGTTGCCGTAGGTTCCAGTTTACAAATTGCTTTGTTTGTCGCACCAGTATTAGTTTTAGCTGGTTTTGTATTTGGTCAACCAATGGATTTAGATTTTAATCCATTTGAGTTAGTCGCTGTAGCTGTAGCTGTTTTGATTGCTAATTCGATTAGTTCCGATGGTCGATCGAATTGGTTAGAAGGAACATTACTATTAGCAGCTTACGCAGTTCTGGGATTAGCTTTTTACTTCCATCCCGTAATTGAAGGCATCGGTTAA
- a CDS encoding peptidoglycan-binding domain-containing protein, translating to MQSTNESTTINISMPILKVGNSGEAVRFLQQVLIALGYSIPFDAVFGNKTKKAVEKFQQASGLGVDGIVGPKTWRALGEAILKLVS from the coding sequence ATGCAATCCACTAACGAATCTACAACAATCAATATCTCCATGCCTATTTTAAAAGTTGGTAATTCTGGTGAAGCAGTGCGCTTTTTACAGCAAGTCCTGATTGCTCTTGGATATTCAATTCCCTTTGATGCAGTCTTCGGAAATAAGACTAAAAAAGCTGTCGAAAAGTTCCAACAAGCTAGTGGTCTGGGAGTTGATGGTATCGTTGGGCCAAAAACTTGGCGTGCTTTAGGCGAAGCTATTTTAAAACTCGTCTCCTGA
- a CDS encoding peptidoglycan-binding domain-containing protein produces the protein MPVRTILRLGSKGKDVTYLQQILNKKGYSLKVDGDFGPRTEDAVRRFQKSHGLKKVDGIVGPATWNALLS, from the coding sequence ATGCCAGTTAGAACAATTCTCCGCCTTGGTAGTAAAGGTAAAGATGTTACGTACTTACAACAAATCCTCAATAAAAAAGGTTACTCTTTAAAAGTTGATGGAGATTTTGGGCCTCGTACTGAAGATGCAGTTAGACGATTTCAAAAGAGTCACGGTTTAAAAAAAGTAGACGGAATTGTTGGGCCTGCAACTTGGAATGCTTTGCTTTCTTAA
- a CDS encoding sucrose synthase gives MSDLLNAVINSEEKSDLRNFISDLRQQDKRYLLRNDILNLFTNYCNNYQKSSEFQTNSNLGKLVYYTQEIIIEDGSLCLIIRPKIAHQEVYRLTEDFKIEPMTVQELLDVRDLLVNHFHPNEGDIFEIDLGPFYDYSPTIRDPKNIGKGLHFLNRFLSSKLLQDSQQWLEALYKFLKLHSYNNLQLLINDRIKSQQELSDRVKQGIKFVSQYPTDEPYEKFRFELQTMGFEPGWGNTASRVRDTLSLLDELIDSPDPQTLEAFISRIPMIFRVVLVSPHGWFGQEGVLGRPDTGGQVVYVLDQAKSLEQELQEHISITGLNVLGVQSKIIILTRLIPNNDSTRSNQRLEKVHGTENAWILRVPFREYNPNYTQNWISRFEIWPYLETYAIDAERELLAEFQGRPDFIVGNYSDGNLVAFLLSRRLKVTQCNIAHALEKSKYLFSNLYWQESDDKYHFSLQFTADLIAMNAANFIISSTYQEIVGTPDSVGQYESYKCFTMPELYHVVNGIELFSPKFNVVPPGVNENVYFPYNLQEERIVSDRTRLEKMLFTEEDQEHILGKLDDPNKRPLFSMARLDRIKNMTGLAECFGKSQALQERCNLILIAGKLRVEDSGDNEEKDEIEKLYRIIEEYNLYGKIRWLGVRLPKNDSGEIYRIIADRQGIFVQPALFEAFGLTILEAMISGLPTFATQFGGPLEIIQDKVNGFYINPTNLEETAEKINEFISKCENDSQYWYEISQRGIERVYSTYTWKIHTNKLLTLARIYGFWNFTSQENREDLLRYLESLFYLLYKPRAKSLLQQHLKA, from the coding sequence ATGTCTGATTTACTTAATGCTGTAATTAACAGTGAAGAAAAGTCTGACCTACGGAATTTTATCAGCGATTTACGTCAACAAGACAAAAGATACTTACTCCGCAATGATATTCTCAATCTTTTTACGAATTATTGTAATAATTACCAAAAATCTTCCGAATTTCAAACTAATTCAAATTTGGGTAAATTAGTATATTATACTCAAGAAATTATTATTGAAGATGGTAGTCTGTGCTTAATTATTCGTCCCAAAATCGCTCACCAAGAAGTTTATCGTCTCACGGAAGACTTCAAAATTGAGCCGATGACTGTACAAGAATTGTTAGATGTACGAGACTTGCTAGTTAATCATTTTCATCCCAATGAAGGTGATATATTTGAGATTGACTTGGGGCCTTTTTACGACTATTCCCCTACCATCCGCGATCCGAAAAATATTGGTAAGGGGTTACATTTTCTGAACCGTTTCCTTTCTAGTAAATTGTTGCAAGATTCGCAACAGTGGTTAGAAGCATTATATAAATTTCTCAAACTACATTCCTACAACAATTTACAATTACTAATTAACGATCGCATTAAATCTCAGCAAGAACTTTCCGATCGCGTCAAACAAGGCATAAAATTTGTTAGTCAATATCCAACTGATGAACCCTACGAAAAATTCCGGTTTGAATTACAAACAATGGGATTTGAACCTGGGTGGGGAAATACAGCTAGTCGAGTGCGAGACACTCTTTCATTACTTGACGAATTAATTGATTCTCCAGATCCACAAACGTTGGAAGCATTTATTTCTCGCATTCCCATGATTTTTCGAGTAGTTTTAGTATCGCCTCATGGATGGTTTGGACAAGAGGGAGTTTTAGGTCGTCCAGACACAGGTGGACAAGTAGTTTATGTACTCGATCAAGCAAAAAGTTTAGAACAAGAACTGCAAGAACACATATCAATAACTGGGCTAAATGTTTTGGGTGTACAATCAAAAATAATTATTCTCACTCGCTTAATTCCTAACAATGATAGTACTCGTTCTAATCAGCGTTTAGAGAAAGTTCACGGAACTGAAAATGCTTGGATATTGCGCGTACCTTTTCGAGAATACAATCCTAATTATACGCAAAATTGGATTTCCCGCTTTGAAATTTGGCCTTATTTAGAAACATACGCGATCGACGCTGAAAGAGAACTTTTGGCAGAGTTTCAAGGAAGACCTGATTTTATAGTCGGTAACTATTCTGATGGTAATTTGGTAGCTTTCTTATTGTCCAGACGATTGAAAGTTACTCAATGCAATATTGCTCATGCTTTGGAGAAATCTAAGTACTTATTTAGTAATCTTTACTGGCAAGAATCAGATGATAAATATCACTTCTCCCTACAATTTACAGCAGATTTAATTGCCATGAATGCTGCAAATTTTATTATTAGTAGTACATATCAAGAAATTGTGGGAACACCGGATAGTGTGGGACAGTATGAATCTTACAAATGTTTTACAATGCCGGAACTTTATCATGTAGTGAATGGCATTGAATTGTTCAGTCCAAAATTTAATGTAGTTCCGCCGGGAGTGAATGAAAATGTTTATTTTCCTTACAATCTTCAAGAAGAAAGAATTGTTAGCGATCGCACTCGTTTAGAGAAAATGTTATTCACCGAAGAAGACCAAGAACATATTTTAGGAAAATTGGACGATCCAAATAAGCGTCCGTTGTTTTCAATGGCACGTCTTGACAGAATTAAAAATATGACTGGTCTAGCAGAATGCTTTGGTAAAAGTCAGGCTTTACAAGAACGTTGCAACCTAATTTTAATCGCAGGTAAATTGCGTGTAGAAGATTCAGGAGATAATGAGGAAAAAGATGAAATTGAAAAACTTTATCGCATTATTGAAGAATACAATCTTTACGGTAAAATTCGTTGGTTAGGTGTACGTTTACCTAAGAATGATTCAGGAGAAATTTATCGGATAATTGCCGATCGCCAAGGCATCTTTGTTCAACCTGCTTTGTTTGAAGCTTTTGGGTTAACAATCCTAGAAGCAATGATTTCGGGATTACCGACTTTTGCAACTCAATTTGGTGGGCCATTAGAAATTATTCAAGACAAAGTAAATGGGTTTTATATTAACCCAACTAACTTGGAAGAAACCGCAGAAAAAATTAACGAATTTATTTCCAAGTGCGAAAATGATTCCCAGTATTGGTACGAAATTTCTCAGCGAGGAATTGAAAGAGTTTACAGCACCTACACTTGGAAAATTCACACTAATAAATTGTTAACTTTGGCGCGGATTTATGGCTTTTGGAACTTTACTTCTCAAGAAAACCGCGAAGATTTGTTACGTTATCTAGAATCTTTGTTTTATCTGCTGTATAAACCAAGGGCAAAAAGTTTGTTACAGCAACATCTCAAGGCATAA
- a CDS encoding carboxypeptidase M32: MQTLEKTEPKLQQLKTRLTEIKDIESAAAVLYWDQATYMPPGGAAARGRQMATLRQIAHEKFTDPAIGELLENLRSYEESIPYNSDEACLIRLTRRLYDRAIKVPAQFMAKFSLHRAESYGAWAKAKPENNFAAVQPYLEKTLEFAQEYANFFPGYEHIADPFIYGVDYGMKATSLRSLFAELRQELVPIVEAITSQTPVDDSCLKQHFPEAEQIAFSYKVIEKIGYDLQRGRQDKTLHPFMTSFSIGDVRITTRVYENHLGQALFSAIHETGHAMYEQGINREFEGLPLADGTSSGVHESQSRLWENIVGRSRGFWQYFYPQLQGFFPSQLGNVSLETFYRAINKVERSLIRTDSDEVTYNLHVMIRFDLELAMLEGKLAIKDLPDAWNDRYKSDLGIVPPNHSQGVMQDVHWYTGMIGGMFQGYTLGNIMSAQFFNAALQATPEITSQIQQGNFTNLLNWLQENIYYHGSKYTTAELIQRVTGNSLNIKPFVSYIRSKYGEIYDL; encoded by the coding sequence ATGCAAACACTAGAAAAAACCGAACCTAAACTACAACAACTGAAAACTCGTCTAACGGAAATCAAAGATATTGAATCGGCTGCGGCTGTATTGTATTGGGATCAGGCGACTTATATGCCCCCTGGAGGTGCAGCTGCTAGAGGAAGACAAATGGCGACACTTAGACAAATTGCCCATGAAAAATTTACCGACCCTGCTATTGGTGAATTGTTAGAAAATTTACGCAGCTATGAAGAAAGTATTCCCTATAACTCAGATGAAGCTTGTCTAATTAGACTAACTCGGCGTTTGTACGATCGCGCCATTAAAGTACCTGCTCAATTTATGGCAAAATTTTCCTTACATCGGGCGGAATCTTATGGCGCATGGGCGAAAGCGAAACCGGAAAATAACTTTGCAGCTGTGCAACCATATCTAGAAAAGACTTTAGAATTTGCTCAGGAATATGCTAACTTTTTTCCCGGTTATGAACATATTGCTGATCCTTTCATTTATGGAGTTGATTATGGTATGAAAGCGACTAGTTTGCGATCGCTTTTTGCCGAACTCCGCCAAGAACTCGTCCCAATTGTTGAAGCTATTACTTCCCAAACTCCTGTTGATGATTCTTGTTTAAAGCAACATTTTCCCGAAGCAGAACAAATCGCTTTTAGTTACAAAGTAATTGAAAAAATTGGTTACGATCTCCAGCGAGGAAGACAAGATAAAACTTTGCATCCTTTTATGACTAGCTTTTCCATTGGTGATGTGAGAATTACCACTCGTGTTTATGAAAATCACCTGGGTCAAGCATTATTTAGTGCCATTCATGAAACTGGTCATGCCATGTATGAACAGGGAATTAATCGAGAATTTGAAGGTTTGCCTTTAGCTGATGGAACATCTTCGGGAGTCCACGAAAGTCAATCTCGATTATGGGAAAATATAGTAGGGAGAAGTCGGGGATTTTGGCAATATTTCTATCCCCAATTACAAGGATTTTTCCCGTCACAATTAGGTAATGTTTCTCTAGAAACATTTTACCGAGCAATTAATAAAGTTGAGCGATCGCTAATTCGCACTGATTCCGATGAAGTTACTTACAATCTTCACGTAATGATTCGATTTGATTTAGAATTAGCAATGTTAGAAGGAAAACTTGCGATTAAAGACCTTCCTGACGCTTGGAACGATCGCTACAAATCTGACTTAGGAATTGTTCCTCCTAATCACAGTCAAGGCGTGATGCAAGACGTACATTGGTACACAGGAATGATTGGTGGAATGTTCCAAGGATATACCTTAGGTAACATTATGAGCGCTCAATTTTTTAATGCCGCACTTCAAGCTACACCAGAAATTACCTCTCAAATTCAGCAAGGCAATTTTACTAATCTCCTCAATTGGTTACAAGAAAACATTTACTATCATGGTTCCAAATATACCACTGCTGAATTAATTCAACGAGTAACTGGTAATAGTTTGAACATTAAACCATTTGTTAGTTACATCCGCAGTAAATACGGTGAAATTTATGATTTATAA
- a CDS encoding GlsB/YeaQ/YmgE family stress response membrane protein: MSLVELIVLLVIAAICGSLGQTLVGYSAGGCLISMIVGIIGAYIGLWVANEFDLPVFYALNIGGKPFPIIWSIIGSAIFAAVLALINRLVRGNR, from the coding sequence ATGTCACTTGTAGAACTAATTGTCTTGTTGGTAATTGCGGCGATTTGTGGCAGTCTCGGACAAACCTTAGTCGGTTACTCAGCAGGTGGTTGTTTAATTTCAATGATTGTGGGAATTATCGGCGCTTACATTGGGTTGTGGGTAGCAAATGAATTTGATTTGCCTGTTTTCTATGCTTTAAATATTGGAGGCAAACCTTTTCCGATAATTTGGTCAATTATTGGTTCGGCAATTTTTGCAGCTGTACTGGCTCTAATTAATAGATTAGTAAGAGGAAATAGGTAA
- a CDS encoding response regulator transcription factor, producing MRILLVEDDFRLAETLAEALTDQRYVVDVVSDGEAGWEQVKVLNYDLMLLDLMVPELDGVSLCQRLRSHGYSMPVLMLTACDTVTDKINGLDAGADDYVVKPVDLGELFARIRALLRRGNSCSPPILEWGNLRLDPSTYEVNYANKPLHLTPKEYSLLELLLRSGRRVLSRSVIIEHIWSLEAPPEEDTVKVHIRSLRQKLKSVGAPDNLIETVHSMGYRLRQLS from the coding sequence ATGAGAATTCTTCTGGTTGAAGATGATTTCCGCCTTGCGGAAACGTTAGCGGAAGCACTAACCGATCAACGCTATGTTGTTGATGTAGTAAGTGATGGGGAAGCGGGGTGGGAACAAGTCAAGGTACTTAACTATGACTTGATGCTTTTAGATTTGATGGTACCAGAATTGGATGGGGTGAGTCTTTGTCAGCGTTTGCGATCGCATGGTTACAGTATGCCTGTACTCATGCTCACCGCTTGCGATACCGTCACCGATAAAATCAACGGCTTAGATGCGGGTGCTGATGATTACGTTGTTAAACCAGTAGATTTAGGTGAATTATTTGCGAGAATTCGTGCTTTATTGCGGCGAGGAAATTCTTGTTCGCCGCCCATTTTAGAATGGGGAAATCTGCGTTTAGATCCCAGCACTTACGAAGTTAATTATGCAAATAAACCCCTACATTTAACGCCTAAAGAATACAGTTTATTAGAATTATTGCTGAGGAGTGGGCGGCGAGTTCTCAGTCGTAGCGTAATCATTGAACATATTTGGTCTTTGGAAGCACCTCCAGAAGAAGATACCGTAAAAGTCCACATTAGGAGTTTGCGGCAAAAGTTGAAAAGTGTAGGCGCACCAGATAATTTAATTGAAACCGTTCACAGCATGGGTTATCGTTTGCGACAGTTAAGTTAG